A genomic stretch from Arachis stenosperma cultivar V10309 chromosome 3, arast.V10309.gnm1.PFL2, whole genome shotgun sequence includes:
- the LOC130968796 gene encoding coiled-coil domain-containing protein SCD2-like: MDRRRTDSPVYARQWSVDSSSTGSSSPVMSPAHPNSRLGPSATMKHRNVAAKAAAQRLAQVMASRTAFDDDDDDDDDDEDDDDLVFRAPRRPSLSSHSNNGTSSKNGFNSMAIPPISASRPNRSPSPALGRNFLDHNVSVRSTSAGRPAVSVRSTSIVPPSKSTIQTPMAVPPIDPPTNRTRDKRFPLDIRQHKPTDSGNQREASALRDELDMLQEENETILEKLRYTEQKREEVEARARELEKQVASLGEGVSMETKWVARKEAALRQREAALKAAQQAQGGREEEMNALRVEIQNLKDDTAAAAEQQKEAEVEAKALRTMTQRMILTQEEMEEVVLKRCWLARYWGLAVKHGICADVAISKHEYWSSLAPLPFEIVISAGQKAKEESWNKSSDDPDRSKPVRDLSDLAGEGNIESMLSVEMGLRELASLKVEDAVVLALGQHKRPNIVRHSILDSKSPGDPKFVEAFELSDEEAEDVLFKEAWLTYFWRRALFYGVEDDIAEERLQFWISRSGQSPTSHDAVDVERGLLELRKLGIEQQLWEASRKEIDQPPRLAVDSHQPPGLAVDSDKLSVKSDASS; this comes from the exons ATGGATCGGAGAAGAACCGATAGTCCGGTTTATGCGCGCCAGTGGAGCGTCGACTCCAGTAGCACTGGCTCCTCGTCGCCGGTCATGTCGCCGGCTCATCCTAACTCGCGTCTCGGTCCCTCCGCCACCATGAAGCATCGTAACGTTGCCGCGAAAGCGGCCGCACAACGGCTTGCTCAGGTCATGGCTTCCAGGACGGCCTTtgacgacgacgacgacgacgacgacgacgacgaaGACGACGATGATCTCGTGTTCCGTGCTCCGAGGCgtccttctctctcttctcacTCTAACAACGGTACCAGCAGTAAGAACGGCTTCAATTCCATGGCCATCCCTCCGATTTCTGCCTCTAGGCCTAATAGATCTCCATCTCCTGCG ttAGGTCGGAATTTCTTGGACCATAATGTTTCAGTACGTTCAACATCAGCTGGAAGGCCGGCAGTGTCCGTACGTTCAACATCGATAGTGCCACCAAGTAAATCCACAATTCAAACTCCGATGGCTGTACCTCCAATTGATCCTCCTACCAATAGAACTAGAGACAAAAG GTTTCCATTAGATATCAGGCAACATAAGCCAACAGATAGCGGGAATCAACGTGAAGCTTCTGCACTCCGTGATGAA CTCGATATGCTACAAGAAGAGAATGAGACCATATTAGAGAAG CTAAGATATACAGAGCAAAAACGAGAGGAGGTAGAAGCTAGAGCCAGGGAGCTTGAGAAACAG GTTGCTTCTCTTGGAGAAGGTGTATCCATGGAAACCAAATGGGTGGCTAG GAAGGAAGCTGCTCTGCGTCAAAGAGAG GCTGCTCTAAAGGCTGCCCAACAAGCGCAGGGTGGGAGAGAGGAGGAAATGAATGCTCTTCGTGTTGAAATTCAG AACCTGAAAGATGATACTGCAGCTGCTGCAGAACAACAGAAAGAAGCTGAAGTGGAAGCAAAAGCACTCCGCACAATGACACAGAGAATGATTTTGACTCAAGAAGAAATG GAGGAAGTAGTTCTGAAAAGATGCTGGCTTGCTCGCTACTGGGGTCTTGCTGTAAAACATG GCATATGTGCAGATGTAGCAATATCAAAGCATGAATATTGGTCTTCTCTAGCTCCTCTTCCTTTTGAAATTGTCATCTCTGCTGGACAAAAAGCTAAAGAGGAATCTTGGAACAAAA GTTCTGATGATCCAGATAGAAGTAAACCTGTTCGTGATTTGAGCGATCTTGCTGGGGAAGGAAACATTGAGAGCATGCTTTCGGTGGAGATGGGTTTGAGGGAGCTTGCTTCACTTAAG GTTGAAGATGCTGTTGTTCTTGCATTAGGCCAACACAAACGTCCAAATATTGTTCGACATTCCATTTTag ATTCCAAATCACCAGGTGATCCCAAATTTGTGGAAGCATTTG AATTAAGTGATGAGGAAGCAGAGGATGTTCTTTTCAAAGAG GCCTGGCTAACGTATTTCTGGAGAAGAGCTTTATTCTATGGTGTGGAAGATGATATAGCAGAAGAGCGTCTTCAATTTTGGATTAGCCGTAGCGGGCAGTCACCAACTTCACATGATGCCGTTGATG TTGAGCGAGGTTTGCTGGAGTTGAGGAAGCTGGGTATAGAACAACAACTATGGGAAGCTTCTCGGAAGGAAATCGATCAGCCACCAAGATTGGCCGTTGATAGCCATCAGCCACCAGGATTAGCAGTTGATAGTGATAAGCTTTCCGTCAAGTCGGATGCATCGTCCTGA